In Brachypodium distachyon strain Bd21 chromosome 2, Brachypodium_distachyon_v3.0, whole genome shotgun sequence, one genomic interval encodes:
- the LOC100843048 gene encoding uncharacterized protein LOC100843048, protein MNKGKIFKLAKGFRGRAKNCIRIARERVEKALQYSYRDRRNKKRDMRSLWIERINAGTRLHGVNYGNFMHGLVKENVQLNRKVLSELSMHEPYSFKALVDVSRTAFPGNRPVKKEGLASIL, encoded by the exons ATGAACAAGGGGAAGATTTTTAAGTTAGCTAAGGGATTCAGAGGAAGGGCTAAAAACTGCATTCGAATAGCTAGGGAGCGGGTGGAAAAAGCATTGCAATATTCGTACAGGGATCGTCGCAACAAGAAGAGGGACATGCGGTCTCTCTGGATCGAGCGCATCAATGCTGGTACACGACTCCATGGG GTGAACTATGGTAACTTCATGCATGGATTGGTGAAGGAGAATGTCCAGCTCAACAGAAAAGTGCTTTCGGAGCTGTCAATGCACGAACCCTACAGCTTCAAGGCTCTCGTCGATGTGTCCCGCACTGCATTCCCTGGGAATAGGCCTGTTAAGAAGGAAGGACTAGCAAGTATTCTATAA
- the LOC100843955 gene encoding protein STICHEL-like 3 isoform X1 has product MPVPAAAAPEAGAGGSSASASGGGEQQHHLRGHAHLTNCIHLRHHQAPHGGVGASGRRGRSSPTGSPSAASSAALMRDLLAMQRSRSLRDPSTRRSVDDSSSRAAAATAAEADADADRGALKTLLDRLAENPQPKPSRRPRRRFKRGSGRRAVPSAAAALDRPAAAAAAAFSANSSSQEAVCGQKYFFAAGGGGDGDGSEELLQQLQPQASQDSRNVCGIPWNWSRLHHRSRSILDMAGRSLSCGLSDPKSASAAGAGAGRRSEAATSAASCGYMNGSRSHPHFPVTARLTSSTSSDSDSLPLLAEGMRNGIRGVSRSFSGELGIFSNQSSELDSDLMSEARSGQKSRGSQHGRHRSLTQKYAPRTFKDVVGQSLVVQALSNAILRRKIGLVYVFYGPHGTGKTSCARVFAKALNCHSGEHPRPCDLCASCIAHNLGKSRSLVEIGPVGNIDLDSIVDILDNVMLSPAPAQHRVFIVDDCNTLPPDTWSVISKVVERAPRRVVFILISPNLDLPHIIMSRCQKFFFPKLKECDIVNTLQWICTSDGLDVDRDALRLIASRSDGSLRDAEMTLDQLSLLGQRISMSLVQELVGLVSDDKLVNLLDLALSADTANTVKTLRDITETGVEPLSLMSQLATIITDILAGTYTFTQERIRRRFFKRPTLSKEDMERLRQALKTLSEAEKQLRLSNDKMTWLTAALLQLAPDKQYILPSSSTSTSFNQGNEIYAGHHGLPRASDQGNQQYRNSNAGICSSNVMASTYIGGRRPREHTPDGCILSSSATRVNERSKCSKTDNDMIWQAVLENIQSDSLRKMMAKEGRVISVSLGTAPTVQLTFSSHVNKSKAEKSRGQILQAFESVLSSNIILEIRYESKDDMGGDSAISPYREDSSSNIALRRSFTKHSSVSSGGENLIRRLQKGSMAQGASSNQTRWMQSDPHILTEGEIIEVGPSQMGWYGEPDNGAVARDRRRKESVWGAAALSSQNQENIVPQGGINEDNEHDRQKNIVRGKVSLAHVINRAEACSQQGGWSRQKAMSIAEKLEQENLRMEPRSSLLCWKASSTTRRKVNHLGSYQSTNFSPKLSALKKIRTRRSRALSRLVLCGRCISTKSPR; this is encoded by the exons ATGCCCGTgccagcagcagccgcgcCGGAGGCTGGCGCAGGGGGTagcagcgccagcgccagcggcggcggcgagcagcagcaccacctgCGCGGGCACGCGCACCTGACCAACTGCATCCACCTGCGCCACCACCAGGCCCCgcacggcggcgtcggcgcgtcCGGGAGGAGGGGCCGCAGCAGCCCGACGGGGTCGCcctcggcggcctcctccgccgcgctgATGCGGGACCTCCTCGCGATGCAGCGCTCGCGCTCGCTGCGGGACCCCTCCACCCGCCGCTCCGTCGACGACTCCTCGtccagggccgccgccgccaccgccgctgaggccgacgccgacgcggaCCGCGGGGCGCTCAAGACCCTGCTGGACCGGCTCGCGGAGAACCCACAGCCCAAgccctcccgccgcccgcgccgacggTTCAAGCGCGggtccggccgccgcgccgtgccctccgcggccgccgctctaGATCGCCccgctgctgcggcggcggccgccttctCCGCCAACTCTAGCTCCCAGGAAGCTGTCTGCGGCCAGAAGTATTTCTTcgcggccggcggaggcggcgacggcgacggcagcgaggagctactgcagcagctgcagccgcaAGCGTCGCAGGACTCGCGCAACGTGTGCGGCATCCCCTGGAACTGGTCGCGTCTCCACCACCGCAGCAGGTCCATCCTCGACATGGCCGGCCGGAGCCTCTCGTGCGGCCTGTCTGACCCCaagtcggcgtcggcggcgggggccggggCGGGGCGGAGGTCCGAAGCCGCCACCTCCGCGGCCTCCTGTGGCTACATGAACGGGTCGCGTTCGCATCCGCATTTCCCGGTCACCGCGAGGCTGACTTCCTCGACCAGTTCAGATTCCGACTCTCTGCCTCTGCTCGCCGAGGGCATGCGCAATGGCATCCGTGGTGTTTCCAGGAGCTTCTCTGGCGAGCTCGGGATTTTCTCTAATCAGAGTAGCGAGCTGGATTCGGACCTCATGTCCGAGGCACGTTCGGGGCAGAAGTCCCGGGGCTCGCAGCATGGCCGGCACCGGAGCCTCACGCAGAAGTACGCACCCAGGACTTTCAAGGACGTTGTTGGGCAGAGCCTGGTTGTGCAGGCGCTGTCCAATGCCATCCTGAGGAGGAAGATTGGGTTGGTTTATGTCTTCTATGGACCGCACGGTACAGGCAAAACATCGTGTGCTCGGGTGTTTGCAAAGGCGCTGAATTGCCATTCTGGTGAGCACCCGAGGCCTTGTGATTTATGTGCATCTTGTATCGCTCACAATTTGGGAAAGAGTAGGAGCTTGGTGGAGATTGGACCTGTCGGCAACATCGACCTGGACAGCATTGTGGATATCCTTGACAATGTGATGCTTTCTCCAGCACCGGCCCAGCACAGGGTGTTTATAGTGGATGATTGCAACACATTGCCGCCTGATACGTGGAGTGTCATATCGAAAGTTGTTGAGCGTGCACCTCGACGTGTAGTTTTCATTCTCATCAGCCCCAATCTCGATCTCCCACATATAATTATGTCAAGGTGCCAAAAGTTCTTCTTTCCCAAACTGAAGGAATGTGACATTGTCAACACTTTGCAGTGGATTTGTACTAGCGACGGCCTAGATGTTGATAGAGATGCACTGAGACTTATTGCTTCCCGATCAGACGGGTCATTGAGGGATGCAGAGATGACATTGGATCAACTGAGTTTGCTGGGGCAGAGAATTTCAATGTCTCTTGTTCAAGAACTT GTTGGCTTGGTTTCTGATGATAAATTGGTAAACTTGCTTGATTTGGCACTGTCTGCTGACACTGCCAACACAGTCAAAACTTTACGTGATATTACTGAAACAGGTGTTGAGCCTTTGTCGCTGATGTCTCAACTTGCAACAATAATAACTGACATCCTTGCTGGTACCTACACATTCACACAAGAAAGAATTCGTCGAAGATTCTTCAAACGTCCAACCT TATCAAAGGAAGATATGGAAAGACTGCGCCAGGCCTTGAAGACATTGTCTGAAGCTGAAAAACAGCTGAGGCTCTCTAACGATAAAATGACCTGGCTTACTGCTGCTCTGCTTCAGCTTGCTCCTGATAAACAATATATACTGCCGAGTTCATCAACAAGTACAAGTTTTAACCAGGGTAATGAGATATATGCTGGTCACCATGGTTTACCAAGAGCATCTGATCAGGGAAATCAGCAGTACAGAAATTCTAATGCAGGGATTTGTTCGAGTAACGTCATGGCAAGCACTTATATTGGTGGAAGGAGACCCAGGGAACATACACCAGATGGCTGTATATTGTCATCGAGTGCTACCAGAGTGAATGAAAGATCTAAATGCAGCAAAACTGACAATGATATGATTTGGCAGGCTGTTCTAGAGAATATTCAGTCAGATTCATTGAGAAAAATGATGGCTAAAGAGGGACGTGTGATTTCTGTCAGCCTTGGCACAG CACCAACTGTGCAGTTAACGTTCAGCTCGCACGTGAATAAATCCAAGGCTGAAAAGTCTAGGGGACAAATTTTGCAAGCATTTGAGTCTGTTCTTTCTTCTAATATAATACTAGAAATCCGATACGAATCAAAGGATGACATGGGAGGTGATTCAGCTATTTCACCTTACCGGGAGGATAGCTCTTCCAACATCGCATTAAGGAGGTCTTTCACTAAACATAGTTCAGTTTCTTCTGGAGGTGAGAATTTAATTAGGAGGCTTCAGAAAGGAAGCATGGCCCAGGGTGCTAGCTCAAATCAGACACGATGGATGCAGTCTGATCCACACATACTGACTGAAGGTGAAATTATTGAAGTGGGTCCTTCTCAAATGGGATGGTACGGTGAACCAGATAATGGTGCTGTTGCCAGagatagaagaagaaaagagagtgTATGGGGAGCAGCAGCTTTGTCATCACAAAACCAAGAAAACATAGTTCCTCAAGGAGGAATAAATGAAGATAATGAACATGATCGACAAAAAAACATAGTAAGAGGCAAGGTATCTCTTGCTCATGTTATTAATAGGGCGGAAGCTTGTTCTCAACAAGGAGGCTGGTCCAGACAAAAGGCCATGTCAATAGCAGAAAAGCTAGAGCAAGAGAATTT GAGAATGGAGCCTAGGTCGAGTCTGCTTTGTTGGAAAGCTTCAAGCACTACTAGACGGAAGGTAAATCACCTGGGATCATACCAATCGACAAACTTCAGTCCTAAG CTCTCAGCACTGAAGAAGATCAGGACGCGAAGATCACGAGCTCTCTCAAGGCTCGTCCTGTGCGGAAGGTGCATTTCAACAAAATCTCCAAGATAA
- the LOC100842129 gene encoding ER lumen protein-retaining receptor A yields MNAFRFLGDMTHLFSVLVLLLKIYANKSCSGVSRKTQELYLAVFVARYLDLFTDYISLYNSVMKVVFISSSAAIVWYMRRHPQVRRTYDREQDTFRHVVLLAGAVVLALIFNERFTFREICWAFSIYLEAVAIIPQLVLLQRSRNVDNLTGQYVLFLGAYRAFYILNWIYRYFTEGHQSRWIPWIAGLVQTGLYADFFYYYFLSWKNNVKLELPA; encoded by the exons ATGAACGCCTTTCGCTTCCTCGGGGACATGACCCACCTCTTCTcggtcctcgtcctcctcctcaagaTCTACGCCAACAAGTCCTGCTCAG GGGTTTCGAGGAAGACGCAGGAGCTCTACCTGGCGGTGTTCGTGGCGAGGTACCTGGACCTCTTCACGGACTACATCTCGCTCTACAACTCGGTGATGAAGGTCGTATTCATCAGCAGCTCCGCGGCGATCGTCTGGTACATGCGGCGCCACCCGCAGGTCCGGCGCACGTACGACAGGGAGCAGGACACCTTCCGGCacgtcgtcctcctcgccggtgcCGTTGTGCTCGCGTTGATCTTCAACGAGCGGTTCACCTTCCGCGAG ATATGCTGGGCGTTTTCGATTTACTTGGAGGCAGTGGCGATTATCCCTCAGTTAGTTCTGCTCCAGAGAAGCAGAAATGTGGATAACTTGACTGGACAATATGTTCTCTTTCTCGG GGCGTACCGCGCATTCTACATTTTAAACTGGATTTACCGTTATTTCACGGAGGGTCACCAAAGCAGATGGATCC CTTGGATTGCTGGTTTGGTCCAGACAGGTCTATATGCAGATTTCTTCTACTATTATTTCTTAAG TTGGAAGAACAATGTGAAGCTCGAGTTGCCTGCCTGA
- the LOC100842438 gene encoding enoyl-CoA delta isomerase 2, peroxisomal, whose translation MCTLEQRGRVFVLTLTGDGEHRLGHALISSIRSALASAAAAAAAQAGPGACLVTVGEGRFFSNGLDIGWAGTSRARLGELVAALRPVAADLLALPMPTVAALTGHASAAGFLLALCHDYRLMRADRGVLYMSEVDIGLPLPPYFMAVLRAKITAAQALRDVVLRGRKLRAPDAKEMGIVDAVCPGAPETAAEALKLAEQLAARKWDGAVYASIRISMYPDACRSVGIVEESDEEKARTFASSKL comes from the coding sequence ATGTGCACCTTGGAGCAGCGGGGCCGCGTCTTCGTGCTCACCCtcaccggcgacggcgagcacCGCCTGGGCCACGCCCTCATTTCCTCGATCCGCTCCgcgctcgcctccgccgccgccgcggcggcggcccaggcgGGGCCCGGGGCCTGCCTCGTCACCGTCGGCGAGGGCCGCTTCTTCTCCAACGGCCTCGACATCGGCTGGGCGGGGACCTCCCGCGCGCGGCTCGGGGAGCTCGTCGCCGCGCTCCGCCCCGTggccgccgacctcctcgcGCTGCCCATGCccaccgtcgccgccctcACGGGccacgcctccgccgccgggttcctcctcgcgctctgCCACGACTACCGCCTCATGCGCGCCGACCGCGGCGTGCTCTACATGAGCGAGGTCGACATCGGCCTCCCGCTCCCGCCCTACTTCATGGCCGTGCTCCGCGCCAAGATCACCGCCGCGCAAGCGCTCCGCGACGTCGTGCTCCGGGGCAGGAAGCTCAGGGCCCCCGACGCCAAGGAGATGGGCATCGTCGACGCCGTCTGCCCCGGCGCCCCCGAGACGGCGGCCGAGGCCCTCAAGCTCGCCGAGCAGCTCGCCGCCAGGAAGTGGGACGGCGCCGTGTACGCGTCCATAAGGATCTCCATGTACCCTGACGCCTGCAGATCCGTTGGAATTGTCGAGGAGAGCGACGAGGAGAAGGCCAGGACCTTCGCTTCTTCCAAACTCTGA
- the LOC100842745 gene encoding protein LIKE COV 1 codes for MGDDKSALSLSPMGSRDRDRELLIPVSGGGGGGGSSPRDGDEGMDRAASASAALSSSGREAFHKVVRSWASKKFMTGCVILFPIAITFYFTWWFIHFVDGFFSPIYAQLGINIFGLGFITSVTFIFFVGVFMSSWVGASVLSLGEWIIKRMPLVRHIYNASKQISAAISPDQNKQAFKEAVIIRHPRVGEYAFGFITSSVSLQSYSGQEELYCVYVPTNHLYIGDIFMVNSKDVIRPNLSVREGIEIVVSGGMSMPQLLSTLDPHTIHSDRSGASRS; via the exons ATGGGCGACGACAAGTCTGCGCTGAGCCTGAGCCCCATGGGCAGCCGCGACCGCGACCGGGAGCTCCTTATCcccgtctccggcggcggcggcggcgggggctcgTCCCCtcgcgacggcgacgaggggATGGACagggccgcctccgcctccgccgcgctctCTTCCTCCGGCCGCGAG GCTTTCCATAAGGTGGTCCGCAGCTGGGCCTCAAAGAAGTTCATGACTGGCTG CGTAATTCTCTTCCCCATAGCAATAACATTCTACTTTACCTGGTGGTTCATTCATTTTGTTGATGGATTCTTCTCTCCAATCTATGCACAACTGGGAATCAACATTTTTG GTCTTGGCTTCATTACTTCGGTTACTTTCATATTTTTCGTTGGAGTCTTCATGTCATCTTGGGTTGGAGCATCTGTTCTTAGCCTTGGTGAATGGATTATTAAGCGCATGCCACTTGTGCGCCATATCTACAATGCATCCAAGCAAATAAGTGCTGCAATATCGCCTG ATCAGAACAAGCAGGCGTTCAAGGAAGCAGTCATCATAAGACATCCTCGTGTTGGGGAATATGCATTTGGATTCATCACCTCATCAGTCTCTCTTCAG AGCTACTCTGGTCAAGAGGAACTTTACTGTGTCTATGTGCCGACCAATCATCTTTATATTGGTGACATCTTCATGGTGAACTCAAAGGATGTCATAAGACCAAATCTTTCTGTGCGTGAAGGCATAG AGATTGTTGTATCTGGTGGCATGTCAATGCCCCAACTTTTGTCAACCCTCGATCCGCATACAATCCACTCAGACCGCAGTGGAGCAAGCAGAAGCTGA
- the LOC100843955 gene encoding protein STICHEL-like 3 isoform X2, giving the protein MPVPAAAAPEAGAGGSSASASGGGEQQHHLRGHAHLTNCIHLRHHQAPHGGVGASGRRGRSSPTGSPSAASSAALMRDLLAMQRSRSLRDPSTRRSVDDSSSRAAAATAAEADADADRGALKTLLDRLAENPQPKPSRRPRRRFKRGSGRRAVPSAAAALDRPAAAAAAAFSANSSSQEAVCGQKYFFAAGGGGDGDGSEELLQQLQPQASQDSRNVCGIPWNWSRLHHRSRSILDMAGRSLSCGLSDPKSASAAGAGAGRRSEAATSAASCGYMNGSRSHPHFPVTARLTSSTSSDSDSLPLLAEGMRNGIRGVSRSFSGELGIFSNQSSELDSDLMSEARSGQKSRGSQHGRHRSLTQKYAPRTFKDVVGQSLVVQALSNAILRRKIGLVYVFYGPHGTGKTSCARVFAKALNCHSGEHPRPCDLCASCIAHNLGKSRSLVEIGPVGNIDLDSIVDILDNVMLSPAPAQHRVFIVDDCNTLPPDTWSVISKVVERAPRRVVFILISPNLDLPHIIMSRCQKFFFPKLKECDIVNTLQWICTSDGLDVDRDALRLIASRSDGSLRDAEMTLDQLSLLGQRISMSLVQELVGLVSDDKLVNLLDLALSADTANTVKTLRDITETGVEPLSLMSQLATIITDILAGTYTFTQERIRRRFFKRPTLSKEDMERLRQALKTLSEAEKQLRLSNDKMTWLTAALLQLAPDKQYILPSSSTSTSFNQGNEIYAGHHGLPRASDQGNQQYRNSNAGICSSNVMASTYIGGRRPREHTPDGCILSSSATRVNERSKCSKTDNDMIWQAVLENIQSDSLRKMMAKEGRVISVSLGTAPTVQLTFSSHVNKSKAEKSRGQILQAFESVLSSNIILEIRYESKDDMGGDSAISPYREDSSSNIALRRSFTKHSSVSSGGENLIRRLQKGSMAQGASSNQTRWMQSDPHILTEGEIIEVGPSQMGWYGEPDNGAVARDRRRKESVWGAAALSSQNQENIVPQGGINEDNEHDRQKNIVRGKVSLAHVINRAEACSQQGGWSRQKAMSIAEKLEQENLRMEPRSSLLCWKASSTTRRKLSALKKIRTRRSRALSRLVLCGRCISTKSPR; this is encoded by the exons ATGCCCGTgccagcagcagccgcgcCGGAGGCTGGCGCAGGGGGTagcagcgccagcgccagcggcggcggcgagcagcagcaccacctgCGCGGGCACGCGCACCTGACCAACTGCATCCACCTGCGCCACCACCAGGCCCCgcacggcggcgtcggcgcgtcCGGGAGGAGGGGCCGCAGCAGCCCGACGGGGTCGCcctcggcggcctcctccgccgcgctgATGCGGGACCTCCTCGCGATGCAGCGCTCGCGCTCGCTGCGGGACCCCTCCACCCGCCGCTCCGTCGACGACTCCTCGtccagggccgccgccgccaccgccgctgaggccgacgccgacgcggaCCGCGGGGCGCTCAAGACCCTGCTGGACCGGCTCGCGGAGAACCCACAGCCCAAgccctcccgccgcccgcgccgacggTTCAAGCGCGggtccggccgccgcgccgtgccctccgcggccgccgctctaGATCGCCccgctgctgcggcggcggccgccttctCCGCCAACTCTAGCTCCCAGGAAGCTGTCTGCGGCCAGAAGTATTTCTTcgcggccggcggaggcggcgacggcgacggcagcgaggagctactgcagcagctgcagccgcaAGCGTCGCAGGACTCGCGCAACGTGTGCGGCATCCCCTGGAACTGGTCGCGTCTCCACCACCGCAGCAGGTCCATCCTCGACATGGCCGGCCGGAGCCTCTCGTGCGGCCTGTCTGACCCCaagtcggcgtcggcggcgggggccggggCGGGGCGGAGGTCCGAAGCCGCCACCTCCGCGGCCTCCTGTGGCTACATGAACGGGTCGCGTTCGCATCCGCATTTCCCGGTCACCGCGAGGCTGACTTCCTCGACCAGTTCAGATTCCGACTCTCTGCCTCTGCTCGCCGAGGGCATGCGCAATGGCATCCGTGGTGTTTCCAGGAGCTTCTCTGGCGAGCTCGGGATTTTCTCTAATCAGAGTAGCGAGCTGGATTCGGACCTCATGTCCGAGGCACGTTCGGGGCAGAAGTCCCGGGGCTCGCAGCATGGCCGGCACCGGAGCCTCACGCAGAAGTACGCACCCAGGACTTTCAAGGACGTTGTTGGGCAGAGCCTGGTTGTGCAGGCGCTGTCCAATGCCATCCTGAGGAGGAAGATTGGGTTGGTTTATGTCTTCTATGGACCGCACGGTACAGGCAAAACATCGTGTGCTCGGGTGTTTGCAAAGGCGCTGAATTGCCATTCTGGTGAGCACCCGAGGCCTTGTGATTTATGTGCATCTTGTATCGCTCACAATTTGGGAAAGAGTAGGAGCTTGGTGGAGATTGGACCTGTCGGCAACATCGACCTGGACAGCATTGTGGATATCCTTGACAATGTGATGCTTTCTCCAGCACCGGCCCAGCACAGGGTGTTTATAGTGGATGATTGCAACACATTGCCGCCTGATACGTGGAGTGTCATATCGAAAGTTGTTGAGCGTGCACCTCGACGTGTAGTTTTCATTCTCATCAGCCCCAATCTCGATCTCCCACATATAATTATGTCAAGGTGCCAAAAGTTCTTCTTTCCCAAACTGAAGGAATGTGACATTGTCAACACTTTGCAGTGGATTTGTACTAGCGACGGCCTAGATGTTGATAGAGATGCACTGAGACTTATTGCTTCCCGATCAGACGGGTCATTGAGGGATGCAGAGATGACATTGGATCAACTGAGTTTGCTGGGGCAGAGAATTTCAATGTCTCTTGTTCAAGAACTT GTTGGCTTGGTTTCTGATGATAAATTGGTAAACTTGCTTGATTTGGCACTGTCTGCTGACACTGCCAACACAGTCAAAACTTTACGTGATATTACTGAAACAGGTGTTGAGCCTTTGTCGCTGATGTCTCAACTTGCAACAATAATAACTGACATCCTTGCTGGTACCTACACATTCACACAAGAAAGAATTCGTCGAAGATTCTTCAAACGTCCAACCT TATCAAAGGAAGATATGGAAAGACTGCGCCAGGCCTTGAAGACATTGTCTGAAGCTGAAAAACAGCTGAGGCTCTCTAACGATAAAATGACCTGGCTTACTGCTGCTCTGCTTCAGCTTGCTCCTGATAAACAATATATACTGCCGAGTTCATCAACAAGTACAAGTTTTAACCAGGGTAATGAGATATATGCTGGTCACCATGGTTTACCAAGAGCATCTGATCAGGGAAATCAGCAGTACAGAAATTCTAATGCAGGGATTTGTTCGAGTAACGTCATGGCAAGCACTTATATTGGTGGAAGGAGACCCAGGGAACATACACCAGATGGCTGTATATTGTCATCGAGTGCTACCAGAGTGAATGAAAGATCTAAATGCAGCAAAACTGACAATGATATGATTTGGCAGGCTGTTCTAGAGAATATTCAGTCAGATTCATTGAGAAAAATGATGGCTAAAGAGGGACGTGTGATTTCTGTCAGCCTTGGCACAG CACCAACTGTGCAGTTAACGTTCAGCTCGCACGTGAATAAATCCAAGGCTGAAAAGTCTAGGGGACAAATTTTGCAAGCATTTGAGTCTGTTCTTTCTTCTAATATAATACTAGAAATCCGATACGAATCAAAGGATGACATGGGAGGTGATTCAGCTATTTCACCTTACCGGGAGGATAGCTCTTCCAACATCGCATTAAGGAGGTCTTTCACTAAACATAGTTCAGTTTCTTCTGGAGGTGAGAATTTAATTAGGAGGCTTCAGAAAGGAAGCATGGCCCAGGGTGCTAGCTCAAATCAGACACGATGGATGCAGTCTGATCCACACATACTGACTGAAGGTGAAATTATTGAAGTGGGTCCTTCTCAAATGGGATGGTACGGTGAACCAGATAATGGTGCTGTTGCCAGagatagaagaagaaaagagagtgTATGGGGAGCAGCAGCTTTGTCATCACAAAACCAAGAAAACATAGTTCCTCAAGGAGGAATAAATGAAGATAATGAACATGATCGACAAAAAAACATAGTAAGAGGCAAGGTATCTCTTGCTCATGTTATTAATAGGGCGGAAGCTTGTTCTCAACAAGGAGGCTGGTCCAGACAAAAGGCCATGTCAATAGCAGAAAAGCTAGAGCAAGAGAATTT GAGAATGGAGCCTAGGTCGAGTCTGCTTTGTTGGAAAGCTTCAAGCACTACTAGACGGAAG CTCTCAGCACTGAAGAAGATCAGGACGCGAAGATCACGAGCTCTCTCAAGGCTCGTCCTGTGCGGAAGGTGCATTTCAACAAAATCTCCAAGATAA
- the LOC100841833 gene encoding ubiquitin domain-containing protein 1, translating into MGCAGSKPRVDESGKKLRKPKPWKHTQPLTPAQLKQMRDEFWDTAPHYGGQKEIWDALRAATEADLPLAQTIVDSAGVIVSNSDLTLCYDERGAKYELPKYVLSEPTNLIPVG; encoded by the exons ATGGGCTGCGCTGGATCCAAACCCAGAGTTGATG AGAGCGGAAAGAAGCTAAGAAAGCCAAAGCCTTGGAAACATACTCAACCATTAACACCAGCTCAACTCAAACAGATGCGTGATGAATTCTGGGACACAGCTCCACACTATGGTGGCCAGAAAG AGATTTGGGATGCGCTTAGGGCTGCCACAGAAGCTGATTTACCTCTTGCCCAAACAATAGTGGACAGTGCTGGGGTCATCGTCTCGAATTCTGACCTTACGCTTTGTTACGATGAGAGAG GTGCGAAGTATGAACTACCCAAGTATGTTTTGAGTGAGCCAACAAACCTGATCCCCGTCGGCTGA
- the LOC100844257 gene encoding probable WRKY transcription factor 75, whose translation MDNSQEEVDRGRHMSMQPEDELPPVQQFQYLQSPPMAALMEQLQASSACDSTAALGAAAAGIPELVDWASLLLPLGSAAAGTSSQSQQQQVEAAAGVGVGGSEAETMVMSGGGGDELQGIKGNNGAAGGSGRGKGGRKGKEKASRPRFAFQTRSENDVLDDGYRWRKYGQKAVKNSAFPRSYYRCTHHTCNVKKQVQRLAKDTAVVVTTYEGVHNHPCEKLMEALSPILRQLQFLSQL comes from the exons ATGGACAACTCGCAAGAGGAAGTGGATCGTGGTCGTCACATGTCGATGCAGCCGGAGGACGAGCTGCCGCCGGTTCAACAGTTCCAATATCTACAGTCGCCGCCGATGGCCGCGCTGATGGAGCAGCTGCAGGCGTCGTCGGCGTGTGACTCTACGGCGGCTCTGGGCGCCGCAGCGGCGGGGATACCGGAGCTGGTGGACTGGGCGTCCCTGCTTCTGCCgctggggtcggcggcggccgggacaTCGTCGCAATCGCAGCAGCAACAGGTGGAGGCCGCGGCGGGTGTGGGCGTGGGCGGATCGGAGGCGGAGACGATGGTgatgagcggcggcggcggggatgagCTGCAGGGGATCAAAGGGAACAACGGCGCTGCTGGCGGTAGTGGGCGTGGGAAGGGGggcaggaaggggaaggagaaggcgagCCGGCCGCGGTTCGCGTTCCAGACGAGGAGCGAGAACGACGTGCTCGACGACGGCTACCGCTGGAGGAAGTACGGCCAGAAGGCCGTCAAGAACAGCGCCTTCCCAAG GAGCTACTACCGGTGCACGCACCACACTTGCAACGTGAAGAAGCAGGTGCAGCGGCTGGCCAAGGACACGGCCGTGGTGGTGACCACGTACGAGGGCGTCCACAACCACCCTTGCGAGAAGCTCATGGAAGCCCTCAGCCCCATCCTCCGGCAGCTCCAGTTCCTCTCGCAGCTCTGA